The genomic segment AGAACGTGAGCTGACGGAAGTCACCGCTGTCGAGGAGCGACTGCGCCAGGGTCGACACCAGGATGAGCACCGTCGGCCGGTCGGTCGCCAGCGTCTTCACGAGGCCCTTGGTGTCGCGGGGGTTCGTCACCAGCACGTTGTGGAGGCCGTAGCCGAAGAAGGTGAGGCAGTTCACCGTGAAGCAGAAGATGTGGTACAGCGGCAGCGCCGCCAGGACGGTCTCGCCGCCCTCGTCGAGGACCAGGCTCATCGGCGCTAGCATCTGCGCCTGGTTCGACAGCAGGTTGCGGTGCGTGATCACCGCCGACTTCGTGCCGCCCGTGGTGCCGCCGGTGTACTGGAACAGGGCCGTGTCGTCGAGCCGCACCTCGGGCATCGCGACGCCCTCGTGACGGCGGCCGGCCTTCATGGCGTCGGTGAACCGGGTCACCTGCGTGAGCCCGTGCTTCGGCACCAGCCTCTGAATGCGCTTCACGGCGAAGTTGACCACGGTCCGCTTGACCGGCGGCAGCATGTCGCCGACGCTCGTGAGGATGACGTGCTTCAGCGAGGTCTCCGCCAGCACCTTCTCGAGCTTGTCGGCGAAGTTCTCGAGCACGACCACGGCCACCGCGCCGGAGTCGACGAACACCTTCTTCATCTCGCCCGGCGAGTAGAGCGGGTTCGCGTTGACGACGACGAGCCCCGCCTTGAGGGCGCCGAAGATGGCGATCGGGTACTGCAGCAGGTTCGGCATCTGCAGCACGATGCGCTCACCCGGCGCGAGGCCCAGCTCGCCGACGAGGTAGGCGGCGAAGCGGTCCGAGAGCGCCGCGACGTCTCGGAACGACAGCGTCGAACCGAGGTTCGAGAAGGCCGGCTTGTCGCCGTATCGTTCGCTCGCCCGGTCGACGAGATCGCCGACGGAGGTGCTGGTCAGGTCGCCGATGGTGGGGGCCAATGCCTCCGGGTAGCTCTTCAGCCACGGACGGCTCTCGTAGTCGTTCATCCCGCCCTCACGCTACCCGGTATCGTCGAGGCATGGAGAACGACGACGACGACTTCGACGATCGACCGTCGGGGTTCCTCGGTCGCCTCGGCCGCGCTCGCGTGCTCGCCTGGGT from the Cnuibacter physcomitrellae genome contains:
- a CDS encoding AMP-binding protein — its product is MNDYESRPWLKSYPEALAPTIGDLTSTSVGDLVDRASERYGDKPAFSNLGSTLSFRDVAALSDRFAAYLVGELGLAPGERIVLQMPNLLQYPIAIFGALKAGLVVVNANPLYSPGEMKKVFVDSGAVAVVVLENFADKLEKVLAETSLKHVILTSVGDMLPPVKRTVVNFAVKRIQRLVPKHGLTQVTRFTDAMKAGRRHEGVAMPEVRLDDTALFQYTGGTTGGTKSAVITHRNLLSNQAQMLAPMSLVLDEGGETVLAALPLYHIFCFTVNCLTFFGYGLHNVLVTNPRDTKGLVKTLATDRPTVLILVSTLAQSLLDSGDFRQLTFSHVKLVVAGGMALRSSTAATWKGVTGTSLFEGYGLTEASPVVSVNPVWATPRVGTIGLPLPSTDIEIRDEQGSPVPLGETGEMAVRGPQVMQGYWKHPDDTAAVLQDGWLLTGDIATMSDDGFITIVDRKKDMIVVSGFNVYPSELEELAMSHPKVKDAGAVGVPDERSGETPVLFVVKEDPTLTEDELKAFLKSELAGYKRPHRIVFRDELPKSNVGKVLRKDLRALLEDEKA